A single window of Danaus plexippus chromosome 31, MEX_DaPlex, whole genome shotgun sequence DNA harbors:
- the LOC116778552 gene encoding microtubule-associated protein futsch-like, producing MARLTLWLIVLAIESSIASKHRSVNLALETVVEFDKLDDVKVVNRVQDFLTRVQSLLNKNHRSDLSTRRKNLYQFSDFLEDVIIEVQSLDDDDLLEIFNIVKKNVEKRKKNDILDDNGRRYLSGKLSVLRQRPTVEIRSDLDELLRELRNDRQSKSNYILGFINTLYERDAQNKLKKFVKRLNIFRRSARKSKVDLKNIIEKVINDVIYEHYNNLEGDERRYIKKYVRSFFVEDAPKDVTTKPATDEEKTENVNTDEESSESVEQAVDVSPFADNTKQNTKTNNLYPKTSKVTSTQKHKFRTGIPVREHQLEEVTDKPTEEDRGEESGQTFKAQDVIATREIFANHSLEINVNLMIKKHKDSQEENVPNKNTYKHRLSQRASTKKTRKGKNHRTTTAALSAETFGSLHKKTTEKHITKKKLRAPKTRTTAKEAILRTMMNVDTDEKDSEPLSDDNRRKNFKNIHTEDHKSVKTTMKQAIRRANIPIESYYNVTLTTRVNSVSVPTMRKHRTTTTSRPVVTTTEDTTSSPTTTVTTTTTTTPSDIFNEIQHKNVTDAELSSEIDNLDVNHPEDTNLADSNKTVGNETETFNIDEYLKKSDLRNAVNEDKMKNIEDTMRDDFKMLMSSPATTTTEAFTDVFKELEDAFEI from the exons atggctCGACTGACGTTATGGCTTATCGTTCTTGCAATAG AAAGTTCCATTGCATCAAAACATCGAAGCGTCAATCTGGCTTTGGAAACTGTCGTTGAATTCGACAAGCTCGATGACGTGAAGGTCGTCAACAGAGTCCAGGATTTCCTGACAAGAGTACAAAGTTTATTGAACAAAAATCACAGAAGCGATCTGTCTACTCGGAGGAAGAATCTATACCAATTCTCTGATTTTTTAGAAGACGTTATCATAGAAGTACAGTCGTTGGACGACGATGATTTATTGGAAATATTCAATATCGTCAAAAAAAATGTCGAGAAACGCAAAAAAAATGACATCCTGGACGACAACGGGAGGAGATATTTATCTGGCAAGTTATCGGTATTGAGACAGCGGCCGACTGTTGAAATACGCAGCGATTTAGACGAGCTGTTAAGAGAGTTGAGGAACGATAGGCAAAGTAAAAGCAACTACATACTCGGCTTTATAAACACACTCTACGAACGTGACGCACAAAACAAACTTAAGAAATTTGTTAAGAGATTGAACATATTCAGGCGGAGTGCGAGGAAATCCAAAGTCGACCTGAAGAATATCATCGAAAAGGTTATCAATGACGTCATATACgaacattacaataatttggAGGGCGACGAAAGACgctatataaagaaatatgtgAGATCATTCTTTGTAGAGGACGCACCAAAAGACGTTACAACCAAACCTGCCACGGACGAAGAAAAGACCGAAAACGTAAATACTGACGAGGAATCAAGCGAATCCGTAGAACAAGCGGTCGATGTCAGCCCATTCGCGGAcaacacaaaacaaaacacaaaaacaaacaatttgtatCCAAAAACATCAAAAGTAACGAGTACCCAGAAACATAAGTTCAGAACCGGCATTCCGGTAAGAGAACATCAATTGGAAGAGGTAACAGACAAGCCCACAGAAGAAGATCGCGGCGAGGAGTCTGGACAAACATTTAAAGCTCAAGACGTCATCGCTACTCGTGAAATCTTCGCAAATCATTCGCTTGAAATAAACGTTaacttaatgataaaaaaacataaagacTCGCAGGAGGAAAACGTGCCCAATAAGAATAC CTATAAACACAGACTCTCTCAGAGGGCTTCGAcgaaaaaaacaagaaaaggCAAAAACCATCGCACAACTACAGCAGCTCTGTCCGCTGAGACATTTGGtagtttacataaaaaaacgaCAGAAAAACATATCACCAAAAAAAAGTTACGCGCTCCCAAAACTAGGACTACAGCGAAAGAAGCTATTCTTAGGACGATGATGAATGTTGACACTGACGAAAAAGATTCAGAGCCACTCTCTGATGATAATCGGcgcaaaaactttaaaaatatccacACAGAAGACCACAAGTCGGTTAAAACTACTATGAAACAGGCGATCAGACGCGCAAATATACCCATCGAGAGCTATTACAACGTCACTCTAACTACTAGAGTGAATAGTGTCAGTGTCCCAACTATGAGAAAACATCGCACAACCACGACTTCGCGTCCCGTTGTCACAACTACAGAAGATACGACTTCATCACCAACAACTACAGTAACAACAACTACTACAACTACACCTAGCGatatattcaatgaaataCAACACAAAAACGTTACTGACGCAGAATTATCCAGCGAAATCGATAATTTAGACGTCAATCATCCAGAGGATACAAATTTGGCCGATTCAAACAAAACGGTCGGCAATGAAACTGAGACTTTCAATATTgacgaatatttaaaaaaatcagattTACGAAACGCCGTAAACGAAGACAAGATGAAGAACATAGAGGACACAATGAgagatgattttaaaatgttaatgtctTCACCCGCCACCACCACCACGGAGGCGTTCACGGATGTATTCAAAGAGTTAGAAGATGCCTTTGAAATTTGA